CTACGGGCTGGGCGTCAGGTGTAGTCCTCGGGGTTCTCCTCGAACTCCTCCGCACAGTCCTTGCTGCAGAAGTAGTACGTCGAGCCGTCGTGGTCTACCGTCGCGACGGCGTCGCCCTCCTCAACCATCATGTTGCAGACCGGATCCTTCGCCATCGCATCTCCTATTCGTCGTCGTAGCGTGCACTGGATCGTCGGTACCCTACCGCACGGACTGGACACCAACCATCGGCTTGCCGGTCATCACCTTCCCTGAAGGCCCGGGCAGAGAACCCTGGATCACGACGGGGCGGCAGACGTGGAGATCGCGATGGTCGGGCTCGGCAGGATGGGCGCGAACATGGCCGAGCGGCTGCGACGGGCCGGTCACGACGTCGTGGGCTACGACCGTGATCCCGAACGCTCCGACGTCGGGACGCTCACGGGGACGGTGGCGGCTCTGGACGGTGAACCGCGTCGGGTCGCGGCTGATGGTCCCGGCAGGCGATCCGACCAACTCGACCGTCGAGGCGCTCGCCGGCCTGCTGTCCGCCGGCCTGGCCGATGATCCGGGGCTGGCCTCGGTGCGCGGCTACGCGGAGGATTAGGGGGGGCTCCACGACCTGCCGTCGTCGTGACCAAGCGCCGGAACTGCCCGGCAGCGTTGACTACGACTGCGAGTAGTGGTTGAGCTGGGAACGACGGCGTGGGCAGTAGTGCCCAGGGCGATGACAAGAGGACGTCCCCTGCTACGTGCCAGAGGTTCTTGGGCGGCTCAGGACTCGCTCTGGTGATGGAGCGGAGGTGGATGGCGATGACACAGACCACTCAACAGCTTCCTCCGAGAGTTCGGCGCGAAGGTCGGTCGGGCCCCGACCGCCGGACCTTCCCTGCGCAACTCCTGGCTGCTCGGCATGGGTGGGACGCTCGGCGCCTTCGGGCTCGCGAGCATCGGCTTCCTGTGGCCCCGACTCGGCAGCGGTTTCGGCGCCGACATCAACCTCGGTCCGCTCGACGCGCTGCTCGAGGAGATCGATGCGGGCGGTGGCCGCCTGGAGTACCCGGCCGGGCGTCCGTACATGGTGCGTTACGACCGCGCGGCGGATCCTGAGGGGGTCTACGGCGATCTCACCGGTGGCGCGCCGGTGATGGCGCTGTACCAGAAGTGCGTCCACCTGGGATGCCGAGTGCCGTGGTGTGCATCGTCGAACTGGTTCGAGTGCCCGTGCCACGGGTCCCAGTACAACCGCTGGGGCGAGTACCGGTTCGGCCCTGCACCGCGCGGCCTGGACCGCTTCCCCACCGAGCTCGTCGACGGGGAGGTCCACGTCAACACCAGCCAGATCGTGACCGGTCCGAGCCGGACCACCAACGTCCTCGGAGAGCCGCCGACCGGCGAACACTGCACATAGGAGCCTGAGCAGGTGAAGCTCAGCGGATCCGCAGGATCAACTTCTCGAGTTCGGCGAGGGTGAGCGGCGGCATGACCATGATGGCGGCCGCCGCCATGCCCATGCCGAGGATGCTGGACTCCGGCGCCGCCCCCTGGATGAGCCTGGAGATCGCGTCGTAGCTGCTGTAGGCGGCCAGGACGACGAACAACACGCCGACGACGCCCTCCACGACGTCCCAGGCGACGCTGAAGGTCATCTGTTCCTCGCGGCGGAGCAGGTTGTCACGCGAGGTCGTGTCGTCGTGGCGGCGGACGACGTTCCATCGGTGTTCTGCGATGACATCGCTAAACGCTATGATCCAAACCTGGTCGTACGAACCAGGTTGGAAGGATCTGGCATGGCGGTCGGGGTATCGACGGTGGAGGTGGCCACAGCAGCGAAGCTGTTCCGCGGGTTCGCCGATCCCACCCGCTTGGGGATCGTGTTGGCCCTGCTCGAGGAGGGGGAGCTGCGCGTGAAGGACCTCGTGGCGCGGCTCGGGTGTTCGCAGGCCAACGTGTCCGCACACCTCGCGTGCCTGAAGGAGTGCGAGCTGGTGGCCGACAGACCTGAGGGACGGGCGGTGTACTACCGGATCGCTCAGCCAGAGGTGGTGGAGCTGCTGCGCGCCGCCGAGGTGCTGTTGGCGGCAACCGGTTCGCAGATCGCGCTGTGCGACAACTACACCGCATCGGAGGACGCGTGATGACCGACGTGGGGCAGACGACGCGACAGGACCCGCCGACGGTGGAGCGGCCGTGGCAGTCACGTCCGGTCCGGTGGTCGGTGAGCGCAGGCGTGCTGCTCGCAGCTGGCTTCGTCGCCGGGCTGGCCGGAGCGCCGACGTCGCTGGTGACCGGCATCTACGTGGTCGCGACCGTCGTCGGCGCCCGCTTCTTCGCCGCCGAGGCGGTGGAGGAGCTGTGGGAGGACCACGAGATCGGCATCGAGCTGCTGATGACGGTCGCCACGGTGGTCGCGGGGCTGCTGGGCGAGTGGGGCGAGGCCGCATCGCTTGCGTTCCTGTACTCCATCTCCGAGGCGCTGGAGGAGTTCACCGAGGACCGCACACGAGCGGCGATCAACAAGCTGCTGGACCTCGCGCCCAGGCGGGTGACCCGCCTGCGTGCGGACGGCACCGAGGAGGAGGTCGAGCTTGACGCCATCGTCGTCGGCGACCGCTTCGTGGTGCGCCCGGGGCAGAACGTGGCGACCGATGGCATGGTCGAGCAGGGACGGACCGCGATCGATGAGTCGGCGGTCACCGGGGAGTCGGTTCCGGTCGAGAAGCAGGCCGGTGACCGCGTGTTCGCCGGCACGTCCAACGCCCAGGGGGCACTGGTGGTGACGGCAACCGCCACCGCATCGGACAACACGCTGGCCCAGGTCGTGAAGCTGGTCAGCGAGGCGCAGGAGCGCAAGGGCCGTGGCGAGCAGTTCATGGAGCGCTTCGCCGGGATCTACTCGCCAGCGGTCCTGGCCGTCGGTGCCCTTGTGGCCCTGGTCGGTGGGGCGCTGACGGGGGACTGGGACGTATGGCTGCTGCGGTCGGCGACGGTGCTGGTCGCCGCGGCACCGTGCGCGCTGGTGATCTCCGTCCCCGTCACCTACGTGGCGGCGATCGGCAGCGCCAGCCGCAAGGGCGTGCTGATCAAGGGCGGGATCTACCTGGAGGAGCTGGGACGGCTGCGTGCGGTGGCAATGGACAAGACCGGCACCCTCACCCGTGGGGCACCGGAGGTCGTCGACATCCGAGCCACCGGCGCCGGCGGCAGCGAGGACGACGTCCTGGTGCGGGCTGCGGCGGTGGAGCGGCGCTCCGAGCACCCGCTGGCACGCGCGGTGCTGGCCGCCGCCGACGACCGCCGCCTCGTGGTCCCAGAGGCCACGGCGTTCGAGGCGGTCACCGGTGGCGGCGCACGGGCGACGGTGGACGGCACGGTCCACCGCATCGGCTCACCTGCGTTCGTCGAGGGCGAAGGATGTGACCTGACCGCGGTGCGCGCAGAGATCGACGAGTTGGAGGCGAAGGGCCGCACCGTCGTGGTGCTGGCGGACGCCCACCAGGTGATCGGGATCCTCGCGATCGCCGACACGGTCCGCGAGCAGTCGGCCCGCACCGTGGAGGAACTGCATCGCCTGGGGATCGAGCGGGTGGTCATGCTGACCGGAGACAACCCCCGCACCGCACGGTTCATCGCCGACCAGGTCGGCATCGACGAGGCCGGCGCAGCCCTGTCACCCCAGGACAAGGCGGAGTACGTGCAGGACCTGATGGATCGCTTCGGGCATGTGGCCATGGTCGGCGACGGGATCAACGACGCCCCCCCGCTTGCCACCGCATCGGTGGGCATCGCGATGGGCACCGCCGGCAGTGACATCGCGATCGAGACCGCGGACGTCGCCTTGATGGCCGACGACCTCGGAAGGCTCACCGACGCGATCCGCATCGGGCGGCGGACCCGCCGCGTCGTCCGGCAGAACCTCGTGCTGTCGTTCATCATCCTCGCCGTGCTGGTCCCAGGCGCGCTGTTCGGGGTGATCGGGCTGCCACTGGCGGTGCTCGCCCATGAGCTGTCGGAGCTCGTCGTCATCGTCAACGGCACCCGCCTGGCACGGGCGTCATGAGCCGACACCATCGAGGGCTTCTCGCCGTCGCGATCACCGCTGTGGCGCTGGACGCCGGCACCAAGCTGGCCGCGCTGCGATGGCTGCGCGAACCGGTCGACCTCGCGGTGGTCCGCCTGCGGGTGGCCTACAACACCGGCGTTGCGTTCAGCTTCGGTGCCGACCAGCCGCGTGCGTTGGTCCTGGGCCTGACTGGCACGGCGGTTCTCGTGCTGGCCGTCGCCGCGTGGCGCGGGCACCTCGGCGGCCCCATCCCCGCGGGGCTCATCGTCGGCGGTGGCCTGGCCAACCTGATCGACCGCGCCACCGGCGGCAGCGTCGTGGACCTCGTCGACCCGGGGTGGTTCGCGGTGTTCAACCTCGCCGACGTCTTCATCACCACCGGCGTCCTGCTGCTCTTCCTCACGATGGCCATCGACGACTCGACCCGGTCCGACGCAGCTGAGGAGGAAGCGACGGACGACTTCGCCCGACAGCGGTGATCCAAGGAGTTCCGACATGCCCGAGTTGCCACACGACCGCCTGCCCGACAGCACGCTCGCATTCCTCCGTGAGGGGTATGCGTTCATCGCCAACCGGTCTCGCCGGTACCGCTCGGACGTGTTCGAGACCCGGCTGCTGCTGCAGCCGGTGACCTGCGTGCGCGGCGCCGATGCGGCCCGCGTGTTCTACAGCGACCGGTTCCAGCGCGACGGCGCGTCCCCGGCGGTCGCTCGCAGGACCCTGTTCGGGGAGGGCGGCGTCCAGGGACTGGACGACGCGCCGCACCACCACCGCAAGCAGATGTTCATGTCGCTGATGACGCCCGCGGCGATCGACGACCTGGCCGACCGGTTTGCGACCGGTTGGCGGGACGCGACCACCCGGTGGTCCCAGCACGAGGAAGTCGTGCTGTACGACGAAGTGGCCCGACTGCTGTGCGAGGCGGTGTGCGCCTGGGCGGGGGTGCCGCTACCAGAGGAGGAGGTGGCACAGCGGACCGATGACCTGGTGGCGCTGTTCCACCCGGCAGGGTTCCCCCACGTCCCCTACCTTTCGGCCCGCCGCGCCCGTCGCCGGACCGACGCATGGATCGGCGACCTCGTCGAGCAGACCCGTGGTGGGGCGCTGCAGCCTCCGGCAGGCAGCGCCCTGCAGGTCGTGGCGACGCACCGCGACCCCGCGGCCCGGCTGCTCCCCACGGAGGTCGCAGCGGTGGAGGTCATCAACGTGCTGCGCCCGACCGTGGCG
The nucleotide sequence above comes from Euzebya pacifica. Encoded proteins:
- a CDS encoding ArsR/SmtB family transcription factor, whose product is MAVGVSTVEVATAAKLFRGFADPTRLGIVLALLEEGELRVKDLVARLGCSQANVSAHLACLKECELVADRPEGRAVYYRIAQPEVVELLRAAEVLLAATGSQIALCDNYTASEDA
- a CDS encoding YHS domain-containing protein, producing the protein MAKDPVCNMMVEEGDAVATVDHDGSTYYFCSKDCAEEFEENPEDYT
- a CDS encoding ubiquinol-cytochrome c reductase iron-sulfur subunit codes for the protein MGGTLGAFGLASIGFLWPRLGSGFGADINLGPLDALLEEIDAGGGRLEYPAGRPYMVRYDRAADPEGVYGDLTGGAPVMALYQKCVHLGCRVPWCASSNWFECPCHGSQYNRWGEYRFGPAPRGLDRFPTELVDGEVHVNTSQIVTGPSRTTNVLGEPPTGEHCT
- a CDS encoding heavy metal translocating P-type ATPase, yielding MTDVGQTTRQDPPTVERPWQSRPVRWSVSAGVLLAAGFVAGLAGAPTSLVTGIYVVATVVGARFFAAEAVEELWEDHEIGIELLMTVATVVAGLLGEWGEAASLAFLYSISEALEEFTEDRTRAAINKLLDLAPRRVTRLRADGTEEEVELDAIVVGDRFVVRPGQNVATDGMVEQGRTAIDESAVTGESVPVEKQAGDRVFAGTSNAQGALVVTATATASDNTLAQVVKLVSEAQERKGRGEQFMERFAGIYSPAVLAVGALVALVGGALTGDWDVWLLRSATVLVAAAPCALVISVPVTYVAAIGSASRKGVLIKGGIYLEELGRLRAVAMDKTGTLTRGAPEVVDIRATGAGGSEDDVLVRAAAVERRSEHPLARAVLAAADDRRLVVPEATAFEAVTGGGARATVDGTVHRIGSPAFVEGEGCDLTAVRAEIDELEAKGRTVVVLADAHQVIGILAIADTVREQSARTVEELHRLGIERVVMLTGDNPRTARFIADQVGIDEAGAALSPQDKAEYVQDLMDRFGHVAMVGDGINDAPPLATASVGIAMGTAGSDIAIETADVALMADDLGRLTDAIRIGRRTRRVVRQNLVLSFIILAVLVPGALFGVIGLPLAVLAHELSELVVIVNGTRLARAS
- a CDS encoding cytochrome P450; the encoded protein is MPELPHDRLPDSTLAFLREGYAFIANRSRRYRSDVFETRLLLQPVTCVRGADAARVFYSDRFQRDGASPAVARRTLFGEGGVQGLDDAPHHHRKQMFMSLMTPAAIDDLADRFATGWRDATTRWSQHEEVVLYDEVARLLCEAVCAWAGVPLPEEEVAQRTDDLVALFHPAGFPHVPYLSARRARRRTDAWIGDLVEQTRGGALQPPAGSALQVVATHRDPAARLLPTEVAAVEVINVLRPTVAITNYIVFAALALHEHPGWRDRLAGGPEEEVEWFVQEVRRTAPFFPAAVARVRHDFDWDGARFPAGRRVLLDLYGTNRHPGLWDDPDRFDPERFATWDGNPFTLIPQGGGDHHTGHRCAGEWVTIRLMQTAVRLLTREMAYTVPHQDLQVSLSRMPARPRSGVVIRDVRPVEARG
- the lspA gene encoding signal peptidase II, with amino-acid sequence MSRHHRGLLAVAITAVALDAGTKLAALRWLREPVDLAVVRLRVAYNTGVAFSFGADQPRALVLGLTGTAVLVLAVAAWRGHLGGPIPAGLIVGGGLANLIDRATGGSVVDLVDPGWFAVFNLADVFITTGVLLLFLTMAIDDSTRSDAAEEEATDDFARQR